Proteins encoded together in one Lysobacterales bacterium window:
- a CDS encoding AAA family ATPase, giving the protein MPLEGDAPAWARELALAYESGAQGQFVLYGNVADRFPLRGRFVSLTAFLDAQLLSGFELVFLYDPGNGLSVPRASEAFQKWPGAQLVGAATREPRAAVELITRYLRYRANLSAMGRDKPEHIACIIRGADQVLPANRQGEFETASLASLVRDWAAEPPFTDLPFASFLIADNLNDLHPLIATNPRVARVRVPLPDIPVIEQALAQLKLDHRKAFAENDGAQAAPLLAGVTVTALNALVKLREHEGKPLTQSDWVAAKKQMVEADSAGLIEFIESKKTLANYHAQDALKTWLRQDIALWQAHDLRAMPMGYLFCGPVGTGKTYLVECLAGEAGVPVVKLKNFRDRWVGSSEGNLEKIFRLIRALGRCIVFIDEADQSLGKRDSGSGDSGLSGRLYSMIAQEMSDASNRGRVVWILATSRPDLIEVDLKRPGRIDVKVPLLPTTTKAESAGLINALLKRLEIAIDPAEMEKLELPLLLTPGAAEALSVKVYRRVRTANEMPLVALTACLDGYQPPVAPDVLEFQMRIAIREATDTQFVPPSLRALAQGGVA; this is encoded by the coding sequence ATGCCGCTCGAAGGCGACGCGCCCGCCTGGGCCCGTGAACTCGCGCTGGCCTATGAAAGCGGCGCGCAGGGCCAGTTCGTGCTGTACGGCAATGTCGCCGACCGCTTTCCATTGCGCGGTCGCTTCGTCAGCCTGACCGCATTTCTTGATGCGCAACTGCTGTCTGGTTTCGAGTTGGTGTTCCTGTACGACCCGGGCAACGGCCTCAGCGTGCCGCGCGCCAGCGAGGCCTTCCAGAAATGGCCGGGCGCGCAACTGGTCGGCGCCGCAACGCGCGAACCGCGCGCCGCCGTCGAACTGATCACGCGCTACCTGCGCTACCGCGCGAACCTGAGCGCGATGGGCCGCGACAAGCCCGAACACATCGCCTGCATCATCCGCGGTGCCGACCAGGTCCTGCCCGCCAACCGCCAGGGCGAGTTCGAGACCGCCAGCCTGGCCAGCCTGGTGCGCGACTGGGCGGCCGAGCCGCCATTCACCGACCTGCCGTTCGCGAGTTTCCTGATCGCCGACAACCTCAATGACCTGCATCCGCTGATCGCGACCAATCCGCGCGTCGCCCGCGTACGCGTGCCCCTGCCCGATATCCCGGTCATCGAACAGGCACTGGCCCAGCTCAAGCTCGACCACCGCAAGGCCTTCGCCGAGAACGATGGCGCGCAGGCGGCGCCGCTGCTCGCCGGCGTCACCGTCACCGCGCTGAATGCCCTGGTCAAGCTGCGCGAACACGAGGGCAAGCCGCTGACCCAATCCGACTGGGTCGCCGCGAAGAAACAGATGGTCGAAGCCGATTCGGCGGGACTGATCGAATTCATCGAATCGAAGAAGACCCTCGCGAACTATCACGCCCAGGACGCGCTGAAGACCTGGCTGCGCCAGGACATCGCGCTGTGGCAGGCGCATGATCTACGGGCGATGCCGATGGGCTATCTGTTCTGCGGACCGGTCGGCACCGGCAAGACCTATCTGGTCGAATGCCTGGCCGGCGAGGCCGGCGTGCCGGTGGTGAAACTCAAGAACTTCCGCGACCGCTGGGTCGGTTCCAGCGAAGGCAATCTCGAGAAGATCTTCCGCCTGATCCGTGCCCTCGGTCGTTGCATCGTGTTCATCGACGAGGCTGACCAGAGCCTTGGCAAGCGCGACTCGGGCAGCGGTGACAGCGGCCTCTCCGGTCGCCTGTATTCGATGATCGCGCAGGAAATGAGCGACGCATCGAATCGCGGGCGTGTCGTCTGGATCCTCGCGACCTCGCGCCCGGACCTGATCGAGGTCGATCTCAAGCGTCCCGGTCGCATCGACGTGAAGGTGCCGCTGCTGCCGACCACGACCAAGGCCGAGAGTGCGGGTCTCATCAATGCCCTGCTCAAGCGTCTCGAGATCGCGATCGATCCGGCCGAGATGGAGAAGCTCGAGCTGCCCCTGCTGCTGACGCCGGGCGCCGCAGAGGCGCTGTCGGTGAAGGTGTACCGACGCGTGCGCACCGCGAACGAAATGCCCCTGGTCGCACTGACGGCCTGTCTCGATGGATACCAGCCACCGGTCGCGC